Proteins from one Gemmatimonadaceae bacterium genomic window:
- a CDS encoding TldD/PmbA family protein encodes MTSRRDFVKTVSAVAVGGTLIGDPFARGLAPMTKPSVGDPLFRELAMVALDAARGAGAQYADVRISSRQDQGISTRERRVQGLQSSETFGFGVRALVDGAWGFAASSRLTRDEVATVARRAVAQAGANKAAQLRPHVLAPVTPVGDVEWSSPFRIDPFTVSIDDKVALLISANEAALAAGARFASSGMDFVKDEKTLATTDGSFIVQTFIRTQPSMNVTAVKDGDFQTRASTEIQPMGRGYEHVLDGKLVENAPMWASDAVEKLSAKPVEVGRYDLVLHPTHLALTIHESIGHPTELDRAMGYEANYAGTSFIAPPQEFLGKFRYGPDFMNVQGDRSQEGSLAQCGWDDEGVKPDDFMIVKNGIFNDYQTTREQAMWLDWWYKQSGQQTRSHGCSFAESWSDVQFQRMPNVSLMPGEQDITWDDIVAATDRGIGIKGRGSYSIDQQRYNAQFGGQVFYEIRGGKIVGMLKDVAYQMRTPEFWNAMDMIGGKRDYQLGGTFNDGKGQPSQSNAVSHGCPTTRHRQINVINTGRAG; translated from the coding sequence ATGACATCACGCAGAGATTTCGTAAAGACCGTTTCCGCGGTCGCGGTCGGCGGCACGCTCATAGGTGACCCGTTCGCGCGCGGGCTCGCGCCCATGACGAAGCCGAGCGTGGGCGATCCGCTGTTCCGCGAGCTGGCGATGGTCGCGCTGGACGCGGCGAGAGGCGCGGGCGCGCAGTACGCGGACGTGCGCATCTCGAGCCGGCAGGACCAGGGGATCTCGACGCGGGAGCGGAGGGTGCAGGGGCTGCAGTCGAGCGAGACGTTCGGCTTCGGCGTGCGGGCGCTGGTGGACGGCGCGTGGGGCTTCGCGGCGAGCAGCCGGCTCACGCGGGATGAGGTGGCGACGGTCGCGCGGAGAGCGGTCGCGCAGGCCGGGGCGAACAAGGCCGCGCAGCTCCGGCCGCATGTCCTGGCTCCGGTGACTCCCGTGGGCGATGTCGAGTGGAGCAGTCCTTTCCGCATCGACCCGTTCACGGTCTCCATCGACGACAAGGTCGCCCTGCTCATCAGCGCGAATGAGGCCGCCCTCGCGGCCGGCGCGAGGTTCGCTAGCTCCGGAATGGATTTCGTGAAGGACGAGAAGACCCTCGCGACCACCGACGGCAGCTTCATCGTGCAGACGTTCATCCGGACGCAGCCGAGCATGAACGTGACCGCGGTGAAGGACGGGGACTTTCAGACGCGCGCGTCCACCGAGATTCAGCCGATGGGGCGCGGCTACGAGCATGTGCTCGACGGCAAGCTCGTGGAGAACGCGCCGATGTGGGCGAGCGACGCGGTCGAGAAGCTGAGCGCGAAGCCGGTCGAGGTGGGGCGGTACGACCTCGTGCTGCATCCCACGCATCTCGCGCTCACCATTCACGAGTCCATCGGACATCCGACGGAGCTCGACCGGGCGATGGGCTACGAGGCGAACTACGCCGGCACGAGCTTCATCGCGCCGCCTCAAGAGTTCCTAGGCAAGTTCCGCTACGGGCCGGACTTCATGAACGTCCAGGGCGACCGCTCGCAGGAGGGCTCGCTCGCGCAGTGCGGCTGGGACGACGAGGGCGTCAAGCCCGACGACTTCATGATCGTGAAGAACGGAATCTTCAACGATTACCAGACCACCCGCGAGCAGGCCATGTGGCTCGACTGGTGGTACAAGCAGAGCGGGCAGCAGACACGCTCACACGGCTGCTCCTTCGCCGAGTCGTGGTCCGACGTGCAGTTCCAGCGCATGCCGAACGTGTCGCTCATGCCGGGGGAGCAGGACATCACCTGGGACGACATCGTCGCCGCGACCGACCGCGGCATCGGGATCAAGGGGCGCGGCTCGTACTCGATCGACCAGCAGCGGTACAACGCGCAGTTCGGCGGGCAGGTGTTCTACGAGATCCGCGGCGGGAAGATCGTGGGGATGCTCAAGGACGTCGCGTACCAGATGCGCACGCCGGAGTTCTGGAACGCGATGGACATGATCGGCGGGAAGCGCGACTACCAGCTCGGCGGAACGTTCAACGACGGGAAGGGCCAGCCGAGCCAGTCGAACGCGGTGAGCCACGGCTGCCCGACCACGCGGCACAGGCAGATCAACGTCATCAACACCGGAAGGGCTGGATAA
- a CDS encoding TldD/PmbA family protein — MSKPRSLYAPAGFLTREESEAIARRALAAAKADETRVIVSSGARANTRFAENQVSTSGDNYDAEITVRSVFGKRVANANTNKLDDASLAAVVARSEALARLAPEDPELMPELGPQTYGTRPEPSQTETPTPAQRAAAVLAVSEPARAAGLISTGYMQSNVGSFAIANNKGLFAYNRGSSAAMSTTVRTPDGTGSGWAGSAHDEWNDLDAATLGRRAIDKAVRSRNPVAVEPGRYTVILEPTAVANLVQLMAFSLNARSADEGRSFFSKPGGGNKNGMKVVDERVTIVSDPMDPAGRGGLFTGEGLPTERIVWVENGVVRNLNYDRFWAQKQGVSPTASSGVLRMSGGNSSIEEMIASTQRGILVTRLWYIRGVDPRTILFTGLTRDGTFLVENGRITRAIKNFRWNESPVFMLNNIEAMGTPMRVNSSESGQGGGVVIVPPIKARDFNFTSLSDAV, encoded by the coding sequence GTGAGCAAGCCCAGATCACTGTACGCCCCCGCGGGCTTTCTCACCCGCGAAGAGTCGGAAGCCATTGCGCGGCGCGCGCTGGCGGCGGCAAAGGCCGACGAGACGCGAGTAATAGTCAGCAGCGGCGCGCGGGCCAACACGCGCTTCGCCGAGAACCAGGTGTCCACGTCCGGCGACAACTACGACGCCGAGATCACGGTGCGCAGCGTCTTCGGCAAGCGAGTTGCGAACGCGAATACCAACAAGCTCGACGACGCGTCGCTGGCGGCGGTGGTGGCGCGGTCCGAGGCGCTCGCGCGTCTCGCGCCCGAAGATCCGGAGCTGATGCCCGAGCTGGGACCGCAGACTTATGGCACGCGGCCGGAGCCGTCGCAGACGGAGACGCCGACGCCGGCGCAGCGCGCGGCCGCGGTCCTGGCGGTGTCCGAGCCCGCCCGCGCGGCGGGATTGATATCCACCGGATACATGCAGTCGAACGTCGGATCCTTCGCCATCGCCAACAACAAGGGGCTGTTCGCGTACAACCGCGGCTCGTCCGCCGCGATGTCGACGACGGTCCGGACGCCGGACGGCACCGGCTCCGGCTGGGCAGGCAGCGCGCACGACGAATGGAATGACCTCGACGCGGCGACTCTCGGTAGGCGCGCGATTGACAAGGCCGTGCGATCGCGCAATCCGGTAGCGGTCGAGCCGGGCCGTTACACCGTGATCCTCGAGCCGACGGCGGTTGCCAACCTCGTGCAGCTCATGGCGTTCTCCCTGAACGCGCGCAGCGCCGATGAGGGGAGATCGTTCTTCTCGAAGCCGGGCGGCGGCAACAAGAACGGCATGAAGGTGGTGGACGAGCGCGTGACAATCGTGTCCGACCCGATGGACCCGGCTGGACGCGGAGGTCTGTTCACGGGTGAGGGACTTCCGACGGAGCGTATCGTGTGGGTCGAGAACGGCGTCGTGCGGAACCTCAACTACGACAGGTTCTGGGCGCAGAAGCAGGGAGTGAGCCCCACGGCGAGCTCCGGAGTTCTGCGCATGAGCGGAGGCAACTCGTCCATCGAGGAGATGATCGCGAGCACGCAGCGCGGAATTCTCGTCACGCGGCTGTGGTACATCCGCGGCGTGGACCCCAGGACGATCCTGTTCACGGGTCTCACGCGCGACGGGACGTTCCTCGTCGAGAACGGCCGGATCACCCGGGCGATCAAGAACTTCCGCTGGAACGAGTCCCCGGTCTTCATGCTCAACAACATCGAGGCGATGGGCACGCCGATGCGCGTCAACTCGAGCGAGAGCGGCCAGGGCGGGGGAGTGGTGATCGTGCCGCCGATCAAGGCGCGCGACTTCAACTTCACGAGCCTCAGCGACGCGGTGTAG
- a CDS encoding TldD/PmbA family protein yields MTQKRRDFLKAMSAVAVANGAIGKGFDPEKLFAGITQTATPSVGDPLFRELAMVGLEAARGAGAEYADIRISNRNDQGIFTRERRVQGMQSSETFGFGIRALVNGAWGFAASSRLTRDDVAATARQAVAQARANRVAQLKPHVLAPVTSVGDVEWKSPARIDPFTVPIEDKAQLLLTANAAAMQVQGARFVTSNMFFMKEEKTLATTDGSFIVQTIIRSQPGMNVTAVDQSRGDFQSRSSTEVQPHGKGYEHVLDAKLVDNAPKWAEEAVQKLSAKPVEVGRYDLILHPTHLWLTIHESIGHPTELDRAMGYEANYAGTSFIAPPEDFLGKFKYGPEFMNVQGDRSQEGSLAQVGWDDEGVKPEDFMIIKNGIFNDYQTTREQAMWLDWWYKQNGQPTRSHGCSYSQSWADVQFQRMPNVSLLPGEQDISYEDIIAATDRGIAIVGDGSFSIDQQRYNAQFGGQVFYEVRGGKIVGMLKDVAYQMRTPEFWNAMDMIGGKSSYILGGAFNDGKGQPSQSNAVSHGCPPTRHKQINVINTGRTA; encoded by the coding sequence GTGACTCAAAAACGCAGGGACTTTCTCAAGGCGATGTCCGCCGTTGCCGTCGCGAACGGGGCGATCGGCAAGGGGTTCGACCCCGAGAAGCTGTTCGCCGGAATCACGCAGACAGCCACCCCGAGCGTGGGCGATCCGCTGTTCCGCGAGCTGGCGATGGTCGGACTGGAGGCGGCGAGGGGAGCCGGCGCCGAGTACGCCGACATCCGCATCTCGAACCGCAACGACCAGGGCATCTTCACGCGCGAGCGGCGCGTCCAGGGAATGCAGTCGAGCGAGACTTTCGGCTTCGGCATTCGCGCGCTGGTGAACGGCGCCTGGGGCTTCGCGGCGAGCAGCCGCCTGACCCGGGACGACGTCGCGGCCACGGCGCGGCAGGCCGTCGCGCAGGCGCGGGCTAACCGCGTGGCGCAGCTCAAGCCGCACGTGCTCGCGCCGGTGACATCGGTGGGAGACGTGGAATGGAAGAGCCCCGCGCGGATCGATCCGTTCACGGTTCCGATCGAGGACAAGGCGCAGCTGCTGCTCACCGCCAACGCGGCGGCGATGCAGGTGCAGGGCGCGCGCTTCGTGACCTCCAACATGTTCTTCATGAAGGAGGAGAAGACGCTCGCGACTACGGACGGAAGCTTCATCGTCCAGACGATCATCCGCTCGCAGCCCGGGATGAACGTGACGGCGGTGGACCAGTCGCGCGGCGACTTCCAGTCCCGCAGCTCGACCGAGGTGCAGCCGCACGGCAAGGGCTACGAGCACGTGCTCGACGCGAAGCTGGTGGATAACGCGCCGAAGTGGGCGGAGGAGGCGGTGCAGAAGCTGAGCGCGAAGCCGGTCGAGGTCGGCCGCTACGACCTGATCCTGCATCCCACGCACCTCTGGCTCACGATCCACGAGTCGATCGGCCATCCGACGGAGCTGGACCGCGCGATGGGCTACGAGGCGAACTACGCCGGCACGAGCTTCATCGCGCCGCCGGAGGATTTCCTCGGCAAGTTCAAGTACGGGCCGGAGTTCATGAACGTGCAGGGCGACCGCTCGCAGGAAGGCTCGCTCGCGCAGGTCGGCTGGGACGACGAGGGCGTGAAGCCGGAAGACTTCATGATCATCAAGAACGGAATCTTCAACGATTACCAGACCACGCGCGAGCAGGCGATGTGGCTGGACTGGTGGTACAAGCAGAACGGGCAGCCCACGCGGTCGCACGGCTGCTCGTACTCGCAGTCGTGGGCGGACGTGCAGTTCCAGCGTATGCCCAACGTGTCGCTGCTCCCCGGCGAGCAGGACATCTCGTACGAGGACATCATCGCGGCGACGGATCGTGGCATCGCGATCGTCGGCGACGGCTCCTTCTCGATCGACCAGCAGCGGTACAACGCGCAGTTCGGCGGGCAGGTGTTCTACGAGGTGCGCGGCGGGAAGATCGTCGGCATGCTCAAGGACGTCGCGTATCAGATGCGGACGCCGGAGTTCTGGAACGCGATGGACATGATCGGCGGGAAGAGCTCGTACATCCTCGGCGGCGCATTCAACGACGGTAAGGGTCAGCCGAGCCAGTCGAACGCGGTGAGTCACGGCTGTCCGCCGACCCGCCACAAGCAAATCAACGTCATCAATACCGGGAGGACCGCGTGA
- a CDS encoding heparan-alpha-glucosaminide N-acetyltransferase domain-containing protein, with product MPTSTVDPTTGRIPGEPYLHAVAPKSRVDPVDLLRGIVMVIMLLDHTRDFTHWGAQQFDPSDLTRTSTALFFTRWITHFCAPAFVFLAGTGAYLQLSRGKTRAQLSKFLWTRGLWLILLEFTVVRFGVFFNVDYTFLGVAQVIWVLGWSMIVLAGLIHLPLRVVGGFGVAMMLLHNLLDPFQVAQWQGPASPVPDAASKLWMVLHQQGAFPVAGFPSPIVYVVYPLIPWVGVMAAGYALGALYDIDPDRRRGILLRLGLWLTAAFIALRALNFYGDPSRWSEQKSAVFTALSFLNVTKYPPSLLFLLMTLGPAMLALWWFERPIRTALGRALITFGRVPLFFYILQWYTAHLIGIGLHVAAGRPVPGPPGFGPPPANFGFGLGVTYLAWIAGTLLLYPLCRWYAGVKARRRDWWLSYL from the coding sequence ATGCCAACTTCGACCGTTGACCCGACCACGGGCAGGATTCCCGGAGAGCCGTATCTCCATGCCGTGGCCCCGAAGTCGCGCGTCGACCCGGTGGACCTGCTTCGCGGCATCGTGATGGTCATCATGCTGCTGGACCACACTCGCGACTTCACGCACTGGGGAGCGCAGCAGTTCGATCCCTCCGACCTCACGCGAACGAGCACGGCGCTGTTCTTCACCCGCTGGATCACGCACTTCTGCGCGCCGGCATTCGTGTTTCTCGCCGGCACCGGGGCCTACCTCCAGCTCTCGCGCGGCAAGACCAGGGCGCAGCTCTCGAAGTTTCTCTGGACACGCGGGCTCTGGCTGATCCTGCTCGAGTTCACCGTCGTCCGCTTCGGCGTCTTCTTCAACGTCGATTACACCTTCCTGGGCGTGGCGCAGGTGATCTGGGTGCTGGGCTGGTCGATGATCGTGCTGGCCGGGTTGATCCACCTGCCGCTCAGGGTCGTGGGTGGATTCGGCGTCGCGATGATGCTGCTGCACAACCTGCTCGACCCGTTTCAGGTCGCGCAGTGGCAGGGCCCTGCTTCGCCCGTCCCCGACGCGGCCTCGAAGCTGTGGATGGTGCTGCATCAGCAGGGCGCTTTTCCGGTGGCCGGCTTTCCGTCGCCGATCGTTTACGTCGTGTATCCGCTGATCCCCTGGGTCGGTGTGATGGCTGCTGGCTATGCGCTCGGAGCGCTGTACGACATCGACCCGGACCGGCGGAGGGGCATCCTCCTGCGTCTGGGTCTCTGGCTCACCGCAGCGTTCATAGCGCTTCGCGCGTTGAACTTTTATGGCGATCCTTCGCGCTGGTCGGAGCAGAAGTCGGCCGTCTTCACCGCACTCTCATTCCTGAACGTCACGAAGTACCCGCCGTCGCTGCTGTTCCTGCTCATGACGCTGGGACCGGCGATGCTCGCGCTCTGGTGGTTCGAGCGCCCCATTCGCACTGCGCTCGGCCGCGCGCTGATAACCTTCGGCCGCGTGCCGCTGTTCTTCTACATATTGCAGTGGTACACGGCCCATCTGATTGGAATCGGGCTGCACGTCGCCGCGGGGAGGCCGGTTCCCGGCCCGCCCGGCTTCGGTCCGCCGCCGGCGAACTTCGGCTTCGGTCTCGGTGTCACATACCTGGCATGGATCGCGGGCACACTCCTCCTCTACCCGCTCTGCCGCTGGTACGCCGGCGTGAAGGCGCGCCGCAGGGACTGGTGGCTGAGCTACCTCTGA
- a CDS encoding M20/M25/M40 family metallo-hydrolase → MIFSARPFARSLAFCFSVVALACAPLPAQRPGAPAPVGTRPIDWPALADETTRIMAGYLRIDTSNPPGNELAGALYLKDILEREGFEVQVLDTAELGSGRANIYARLKGNGSKKAIALVHHIDVVPATPSFWTVPPFSGEIRDGYLWGRGALDMKGHGIAQLMALIALKRSGVPLNRDIVFIGNADEELGSTGAVVFVQRHPDLIRDVEYVLTESTNNLVEDGKLIHFSVGVAEKRTFWQRLTVKGVPSHGSMPTKQNPVPRLVQAVHRLGTFETPLEVTPGVERYFRDISRTYDEPQRSWLADVRRALDDSTARAWILDNPTWNAYLRITITPTVLAGSNKTNVIPPEATAEVDIRILPHHNRDTVLAMLKRVVNDTAVHFSTLIEPKAPLESPLESPIVRAIERAALERRPDVFVTTPLLNGATDRPTYQAAGILTYGVDPFLVETRENRMGVHGNNERISLENIAFGVKYLYDILRYAQ, encoded by the coding sequence ATGATTTTCTCCGCGCGCCCGTTTGCCCGTAGCCTTGCGTTCTGCTTCTCGGTCGTAGCGCTCGCATGCGCCCCACTCCCCGCGCAACGACCTGGGGCGCCGGCACCCGTCGGCACCCGCCCGATCGACTGGCCCGCGCTGGCCGACGAGACCACGCGGATCATGGCGGGCTACCTGAGAATCGACACCAGCAATCCGCCCGGGAACGAGCTGGCCGGCGCGCTCTACCTCAAGGACATCCTCGAGCGGGAAGGCTTCGAGGTCCAGGTGCTGGACACCGCCGAGCTGGGATCAGGCCGCGCGAACATTTACGCGCGGCTCAAGGGGAACGGATCGAAGAAGGCGATAGCGCTGGTGCATCACATCGACGTGGTGCCGGCCACGCCTTCGTTCTGGACGGTGCCGCCGTTCTCCGGCGAGATCCGCGACGGATACTTGTGGGGCCGCGGCGCGCTGGACATGAAGGGACACGGCATCGCCCAGCTGATGGCGCTGATCGCGCTGAAGCGGAGCGGGGTGCCGCTCAACCGCGACATCGTCTTCATCGGCAACGCCGACGAGGAGCTGGGCTCGACCGGCGCCGTGGTCTTCGTCCAGCGCCATCCGGATCTGATCCGCGACGTGGAGTACGTGCTCACGGAGAGCACGAACAACCTGGTGGAAGACGGGAAGCTGATTCATTTCAGCGTCGGGGTGGCCGAAAAGCGCACGTTCTGGCAGAGACTCACGGTGAAGGGCGTTCCGTCGCACGGCTCGATGCCGACGAAGCAGAACCCCGTGCCGCGGCTCGTGCAGGCGGTACACCGCCTCGGCACGTTCGAGACGCCGCTCGAGGTGACGCCCGGTGTCGAGCGGTACTTCCGCGACATCTCGCGAACATACGACGAGCCGCAGCGCAGCTGGCTCGCGGACGTCCGCCGCGCGCTGGACGACTCGACCGCGCGTGCATGGATCCTCGACAATCCCACCTGGAACGCCTATCTCCGCATCACGATCACGCCGACGGTGCTGGCCGGGTCCAACAAGACCAACGTGATCCCGCCGGAAGCGACGGCGGAAGTCGACATCCGCATCCTCCCGCACCACAACCGCGACACCGTGCTCGCGATGCTCAAGCGGGTGGTGAACGACACGGCGGTCCATTTCAGCACGCTGATCGAGCCGAAGGCGCCGCTGGAAAGTCCGCTGGAGAGTCCCATCGTGCGCGCGATCGAGCGGGCCGCGCTGGAACGGCGGCCCGATGTGTTCGTCACGACGCCGCTGCTCAACGGAGCGACCGACCGGCCCACGTACCAGGCGGCCGGGATCCTCACCTACGGCGTCGACCCGTTTCTTGTCGAAACGCGCGAGAACCGCATGGGAGTCCACGGCAACAACGAGCGGATCTCACTCGAGAACATCGCGTTCGGCGTGAAGTACCTGTACGACATTCTGCGGTACGCGCAGTAA
- a CDS encoding PhzF family phenazine biosynthesis protein produces MKHRFFTLDVFTDTPLAGNQLAVFPDAESIPDDRLQAIAREFNLSETVFVYPPGDSLNTARVRIFTPAVELPFAGHPTIGTAILLAALQRVARRGGKARVVLEEGVGAVPVEVRFSGAVPTWAQLTTARLPEGGAPAPGAVELAEAISLEPVHLDSEMESAAFSCGVPYLFVPLRNRASLAAANPDLGAWREALGDYWAPDLFLFTRDAELPGSDFRARMFAPLLGVPEDPATGSAVAAFAGYLAASERLSDGRHNWRIEQGFEMGRPSILELECDVRGGIVYTVRVGGNAVIVSQGEFSLA; encoded by the coding sequence ATGAAGCATCGGTTTTTCACGCTCGACGTTTTTACCGACACGCCGCTCGCGGGAAATCAGCTCGCGGTGTTTCCCGACGCGGAGTCGATACCCGACGACCGGCTCCAGGCGATCGCGCGCGAGTTCAATCTCTCGGAGACCGTGTTCGTGTATCCGCCGGGGGATTCGCTGAACACAGCGCGCGTGCGGATATTCACGCCCGCAGTCGAGCTGCCATTCGCCGGTCATCCGACCATCGGCACGGCGATTCTTCTCGCCGCGCTACAGCGCGTCGCACGGCGCGGTGGGAAGGCGCGGGTCGTCCTGGAGGAAGGTGTGGGCGCCGTGCCGGTTGAGGTGCGCTTCTCCGGCGCGGTGCCGACTTGGGCACAGTTAACGACCGCGCGACTCCCGGAGGGCGGCGCGCCGGCTCCTGGGGCCGTGGAATTGGCGGAGGCGATTTCGCTAGAGCCCGTACACCTGGACTCCGAGATGGAGTCCGCCGCGTTTTCCTGTGGCGTTCCGTATCTGTTTGTGCCACTGCGCAATCGCGCCTCGCTCGCAGCAGCCAATCCCGACCTCGGTGCCTGGCGGGAGGCGCTCGGCGATTACTGGGCTCCGGACCTCTTTCTTTTTACTCGCGACGCCGAACTGCCCGGTTCCGATTTTCGCGCGCGGATGTTCGCGCCTCTGCTAGGCGTCCCCGAAGATCCCGCCACCGGCAGCGCGGTTGCCGCGTTTGCAGGTTACCTGGCGGCGAGCGAAAGGCTCTCCGACGGGCGGCACAATTGGCGAATCGAGCAGGGTTTCGAGATGGGGCGGCCAAGTATCCTCGAGCTCGAATGCGACGTGCGCGGCGGGATCGTCTACACTGTTCGTGTGGGCGGAAATGCAGTGATCGTCAGTCAGGGCGAGTTCAGCCTGGCCTGA
- a CDS encoding ABC transporter ATP-binding protein, with product MATQPPRRIQPEKKPIDYSRAWSEARQLIWSHRRPLAIGMALMLVNRFAGLVLPASSKYLIDDVIGNRRVELLVPLALAAGLATLIQAATGFSLSQVVSVTAQRAITDMRRAVHAHVLRLPIAFFDSTKTGILISRVMTDAEGIRNLVGTGLVQLTGGLVTAVIGLIVLFNLNWQLTLGMLFILGAFGGMMAVAFGRIRPLFRARGELNADATGRLAESLGGIRIVKVYVAEEREERIFTEAVEKLFRNIARTITGTSAVGAGATVIVGAIGVLMIIVGGRAILGGTMTLGDFVMYIFFVGLVAAPLIQIASIGTQITEAFAGLDRIRELRQMASEQAEDSTREPLPEVSGEVAFENVSFAYVPGRPVLKDISFVAPAGFTTALVGPSGSGKSTLINLVMAFNRPDRGRVLVDGRDLASVRLLDYRSQLGVVLQDNFLFDGTIRENIAFSKPDATDEEIRAAGRIAHCDEFVEEFELKYDTIVGERGVKLSGGQRQRVAIARAIVADPRILILDEATSSLDSESEALIRDGLRSLRHGRTTFVIAHRLSTIESADQILVLDGGHLVERGTHAELIEMDGRYRQLYDKQYGIERDRFINPGEDFTPEEPSPLEGMGGVATRGPL from the coding sequence GTGGCCACACAACCGCCTCGCCGCATCCAGCCGGAAAAAAAGCCGATCGATTACTCCCGGGCGTGGAGCGAAGCGCGACAGCTGATCTGGAGCCATCGCCGCCCTCTGGCGATCGGCATGGCGCTCATGCTCGTGAACCGGTTCGCCGGCCTCGTGCTGCCCGCGAGCTCGAAGTACCTGATCGACGACGTGATCGGGAACCGGCGGGTGGAGCTGCTCGTGCCGCTGGCGCTGGCCGCGGGCCTGGCCACCCTGATCCAGGCGGCGACCGGATTCTCGCTGTCGCAGGTCGTCAGCGTCACCGCGCAGCGGGCGATCACCGACATGCGCCGCGCGGTCCACGCCCACGTGCTCCGGCTGCCCATCGCGTTCTTCGACTCCACCAAGACGGGAATCCTGATCTCGCGGGTGATGACCGACGCGGAGGGAATCCGCAACCTGGTCGGCACCGGACTGGTGCAGCTGACGGGCGGTCTAGTCACGGCTGTCATCGGATTGATCGTGCTGTTCAATCTGAACTGGCAGCTCACGCTCGGCATGCTGTTCATCCTCGGCGCGTTCGGCGGGATGATGGCTGTGGCGTTCGGGCGGATCCGTCCGCTGTTCCGCGCGCGGGGGGAGCTGAACGCGGACGCCACCGGGCGCCTGGCGGAATCCCTCGGCGGAATCCGGATCGTAAAGGTGTACGTCGCCGAGGAACGCGAGGAGCGGATCTTCACGGAGGCGGTCGAGAAGCTCTTCCGGAACATCGCGCGCACCATCACGGGCACTTCCGCCGTGGGCGCCGGGGCGACGGTGATCGTCGGCGCGATCGGCGTGCTGATGATAATCGTGGGAGGGCGCGCGATTCTCGGCGGCACGATGACGCTCGGCGATTTCGTGATGTACATCTTCTTCGTGGGGCTGGTGGCCGCGCCGCTCATTCAGATCGCCTCGATCGGAACGCAGATCACCGAGGCGTTCGCCGGTCTCGACCGCATTCGCGAGCTGCGGCAGATGGCCAGCGAGCAGGCCGAGGATTCGACGCGCGAGCCGCTGCCGGAGGTAAGTGGCGAGGTCGCGTTCGAGAACGTCTCCTTCGCGTACGTGCCGGGGCGGCCGGTGCTGAAGGACATCTCCTTCGTCGCGCCCGCCGGGTTCACTACGGCGCTCGTCGGGCCGAGCGGATCGGGGAAGAGCACCCTGATCAACCTCGTGATGGCGTTCAATCGTCCCGACCGCGGCCGGGTGCTCGTGGACGGGCGCGACCTGGCGAGCGTGCGGCTGCTCGACTATCGCTCGCAGCTCGGCGTCGTGCTGCAGGACAATTTTCTGTTCGACGGAACGATCAGGGAGAACATCGCCTTCTCCAAGCCCGACGCGACGGACGAGGAGATCCGGGCGGCGGGCCGCATCGCGCATTGCGACGAGTTCGTGGAGGAGTTCGAGCTCAAATACGACACGATCGTCGGCGAGCGCGGCGTGAAGCTGTCCGGCGGGCAGCGGCAGCGCGTCGCCATAGCGCGCGCGATCGTGGCCGATCCGCGGATTCTCATTCTGGATGAAGCGACATCGAGCCTCGACAGCGAGAGCGAGGCGTTGATTCGCGACGGTCTGCGGTCGCTGCGTCACGGACGGACAACGTTCGTCATCGCGCACCGGCTCTCGACCATCGAGAGCGCGGACCAGATCCTGGTGCTCGACGGCGGCCACCTGGTGGAGCGAGGGACGCACGCCGAGCTGATCGAGATGGACGGCCGCTACCGGCAGCTGTACGACAAGCAGTATGGAATCGAGCGGGACCGGTTCATCAATCCCGGGGAGGACTTCACGCCGGAAGAGCCGTCGCCGTTGGAAGGGATGGGCGGGGTGGCAACAAGAGGGCCGCTGTAA